A window of the Fuscovulum sp. genome harbors these coding sequences:
- a CDS encoding metalloregulator ArsR/SmtB family transcription factor, with product MDSLTSSFSALADPTRRAILSRLSRGEATVSQLVDQFDLSQPTISSHLKMLERAGLITRGRIGTTRPCRLEPKGLRSMADWLAEYERFWTGTIDSFVDFAEALHDMEASDDRDT from the coding sequence ATGGACAGTCTCACCTCATCCTTCTCTGCCCTTGCCGACCCAACGCGGCGGGCGATCCTCTCGCGCCTTTCAAGAGGGGAGGCCACAGTATCGCAACTGGTGGATCAATTCGATCTGTCCCAGCCGACGATTTCCTCACATCTGAAGATGCTGGAACGTGCGGGGCTGATCACACGAGGGCGGATCGGCACGACTCGACCCTGTCGGCTGGAGCCGAAGGGGTTGCGGTCCATGGCGGACTGGCTGGCGGAGTATGAGCGTTTCTGGACGGGCACGATCGACAGCTTTGTCGATTTCGCCGAAGCACTGCATGACATGGAAGCATCTGATGACCGTGACACTTGA
- a CDS encoding GFA family protein yields MNMAKHEGGCHCGAIRFEADLDLTAPSYRCNCSICTKTRTWLMFTPRAGFHVLSGEAVMSRYRFGQERIAHCFCAVCGVKTHGETPDGVAVMVAALDLSPEVFAGLELIWFDGANDKFGEPPAITSYL; encoded by the coding sequence ATGAACATGGCAAAGCATGAGGGGGGCTGTCATTGCGGAGCGATCCGGTTCGAAGCGGACTTGGATCTGACGGCACCAAGTTATCGCTGCAATTGCTCGATCTGCACGAAGACGCGGACATGGCTGATGTTCACGCCTCGAGCCGGGTTCCATGTCCTGTCCGGTGAGGCGGTGATGTCGCGCTATCGCTTTGGGCAGGAGCGGATTGCGCATTGCTTCTGTGCGGTCTGTGGGGTCAAGACCCATGGCGAGACGCCCGACGGCGTTGCGGTGATGGTGGCCGCGCTGGACCTTTCGCCTGAGGTGTTCGCGGGATTGGAATTAATATGGTTCGACGGTGCGAATGACAAATTTGGTGAACCACCGGCGATTACATCTTACCTTTAG
- a CDS encoding DUF5681 domain-containing protein, whose amino-acid sequence MTKRGPGKSLGPLAARPGYEVGYAKPPEVTRFQKGKSGNPRGRPKGAKNKLPALNEERMKSIILEEAYRTITVRDGERNVSVPIARAVLRSLAVNAVKGQHRSQRLFAELLSSVETANRDLNDRWLDAAMTYKIEWDRELERRRVLGITHLPDPLPHPDHIPIDVRRGTARVIGPSTKEEKVFWDDCMARKAEFEAEIEELQDMLANETDPKMRRILEEDLAQAKTIVGFLSRAERGEL is encoded by the coding sequence ATGACCAAGCGCGGTCCCGGCAAGAGCCTTGGCCCTTTGGCCGCCCGGCCGGGCTATGAGGTGGGCTATGCCAAGCCCCCTGAGGTCACACGCTTCCAGAAGGGCAAGTCCGGCAATCCGCGCGGCCGTCCCAAGGGGGCCAAGAACAAGCTGCCTGCCCTGAATGAAGAGCGGATGAAGTCGATCATTCTGGAGGAAGCCTATCGCACGATCACCGTCCGGGATGGCGAACGCAATGTCAGCGTGCCCATCGCGCGGGCGGTCCTGCGGTCGTTGGCTGTCAACGCCGTCAAGGGCCAGCACCGCTCACAGCGGCTGTTCGCGGAGCTCTTGTCCTCCGTGGAAACTGCGAACCGCGATCTGAATGATCGATGGCTGGATGCGGCCATGACCTACAAGATCGAATGGGACCGTGAGTTGGAACGTCGCCGTGTCCTGGGCATCACTCATCTGCCCGACCCGCTTCCCCATCCCGATCACATCCCCATCGACGTCCGTCGCGGCACGGCCCGCGTGATTGGACCCTCCACCAAGGAAGAGAAGGTCTTCTGGGACGACTGCATGGCCCGCAAGGCTGAGTTTGAGGCGGAGATCGAGGAACTACAGGACATGTTGGCAAATGAGACCGACCCCAAGATGCGCCGGATCCTTGAGGAGGACCTTGCGCAGGCGAAGACCATCGTGGGGTTCCTCAGTAGGGCGGAGCGGGGGGAGTTGTGA
- a CDS encoding SPOR domain-containing protein, whose amino-acid sequence MAGHPKARLALLLSALMVLAACQPGQNPFARKSAGEGSETAAPARSVKLVDRDVEAPEVFQVTDQALWDGRPSLGGVWVASSDAVDPERVILRNPANGKFVIGALFKREAFNPGPKLQISSDAAEALGLLAGQPAEISVTALRREEVAPETDAAKPLLDANETVTAEATAEDAPATGTTDIAAVATTALDEVEGTAPSTPPAPSITATAPAAAPAPAVTPAAAGDITIQIGIFSIEANANRAVETLQKAGVSATSRKETTQGKTWWSVTATGSGDRAALLSKVKGLGFADAYATGR is encoded by the coding sequence ATGGCAGGTCATCCGAAAGCGCGGCTGGCGCTTCTTCTTTCCGCACTGATGGTTCTGGCAGCATGCCAGCCCGGACAGAACCCTTTCGCGCGCAAATCTGCCGGGGAAGGCAGCGAAACCGCCGCTCCCGCCCGCTCGGTCAAACTCGTCGACCGCGATGTCGAAGCGCCCGAGGTGTTTCAGGTCACCGATCAGGCGCTTTGGGACGGGCGGCCGTCGCTGGGCGGCGTCTGGGTGGCCTCATCCGACGCGGTTGATCCCGAACGGGTGATCCTGCGCAATCCGGCAAACGGCAAGTTCGTCATCGGCGCCCTGTTCAAGCGCGAAGCCTTCAATCCCGGCCCCAAACTGCAAATCTCCTCCGATGCGGCCGAAGCGCTTGGCCTGCTGGCAGGTCAACCGGCCGAGATCAGCGTCACCGCCCTGCGCCGCGAAGAGGTCGCCCCGGAAACAGACGCGGCCAAACCGCTGCTGGACGCCAATGAAACCGTTACCGCCGAAGCCACGGCAGAAGACGCGCCCGCCACCGGCACCACCGACATCGCCGCCGTCGCAACCACCGCGCTGGATGAGGTGGAAGGCACAGCCCCCTCCACCCCGCCCGCCCCATCCATCACCGCGACCGCCCCGGCAGCCGCACCTGCCCCTGCGGTCACCCCGGCAGCGGCCGGCGACATCACCATCCAGATCGGCATCTTCTCGATCGAGGCGAATGCAAACCGCGCCGTCGAAACGCTCCAAAAGGCCGGCGTCAGCGCGACGTCCCGCAAGGAAACCACCCAGGGCAAGACCTGGTGGAGCGTGACGGCCACCGGCAGCGGCGACCGCGCCGCCCTGCTGTCCAAGGTCAAGGGGCTGGGCTTTGCCGATGCCTATGCCACCGGGCGCTAG
- a CDS encoding SRPBCC domain-containing protein, translating to MTVTLEIIRSLRPTPEQCFALWKDPVTMKQWFGPRCREGHDFKATEVAWPMQIGANWRIALRSVRDVEIVMAGEMLEITEPSLLRFSFHWVSSGTRGPRTEITIRFDPEGSGTRLSFTHAGLADEEQKADHLKGWATFLDRFGTAVEGALA from the coding sequence ATGACCGTGACACTTGAGATCATCCGCAGCCTACGGCCAACGCCTGAGCAGTGTTTTGCTCTGTGGAAGGACCCCGTAACTATGAAGCAATGGTTCGGTCCGCGCTGCCGTGAAGGTCATGATTTCAAGGCGACCGAGGTGGCCTGGCCAATGCAGATCGGGGCCAATTGGCGCATTGCTTTGCGTTCCGTCCGCGACGTCGAGATTGTCATGGCCGGTGAGATGTTGGAGATCACCGAGCCATCACTCTTGCGGTTCAGTTTTCACTGGGTTTCGAGCGGAACGCGCGGGCCGCGCACGGAGATCACCATCCGTTTCGATCCCGAGGGAAGCGGCACACGGTTGAGCTTTACCCATGCAGGGCTGGCCGATGAGGAGCAAAAAGCCGATCATCTTAAGGGTTGGGCCACGTTCCTTGATCGGTTCGGAACAGCAGTTGAAGGGGCATTGGCATGA
- a CDS encoding D-alanyl-D-alanine carboxypeptidase family protein has product MITLRRTFALAALLVMAALPARAFETRATAAWVYDMTTQTVLLDKNADVALPPASMSKLMTINMLFEALRDGRVTPETTFSVSSRAKAMGGSTMFLNETDRPTVIDLIRGMIINSGNDACVVVAEGLAGSEERFAEEMTKRAKALGMMNSTFINASGWPAEGHRQSMRDLGILAKRLISEFPEYYPIFAETEFNYLDRAPANANNRNPLLRIAASDWRADGLKTGHTSEAGYGLVGSAVMGDRRVIFVITGLDSDKARAEESEAIVNWAFRQFTEKTIVKAGARVTEAPVWLGAADSVGLVPAEDVRLLVPAQVQDSVSAEVIYTGPVQAPITAGQQLAELIVHVPDLPDARIPLVAETDVAAGGFTKRLSTAAQRLMQQYLSGQGADDAAPAS; this is encoded by the coding sequence ATGATCACCCTGCGCCGCACCTTCGCCCTCGCCGCCCTGTTGGTCATGGCGGCCCTGCCCGCCCGCGCGTTTGAAACGCGCGCCACCGCGGCCTGGGTCTACGACATGACAACGCAGACTGTCCTTCTGGACAAGAACGCCGATGTCGCCCTGCCCCCGGCTTCGATGTCCAAGCTGATGACGATCAACATGCTGTTCGAGGCGCTGCGCGATGGCCGCGTAACGCCGGAAACCACCTTCTCCGTCTCCTCCCGGGCCAAGGCGATGGGGGGCTCGACCATGTTCCTCAACGAAACCGACCGCCCCACCGTCATCGACCTGATCCGCGGCATGATCATCAACTCCGGCAACGATGCTTGTGTCGTCGTGGCCGAAGGTCTCGCCGGATCCGAAGAAAGATTCGCCGAAGAAATGACGAAACGCGCCAAGGCGCTGGGGATGATGAACTCCACCTTCATCAACGCGTCCGGCTGGCCGGCCGAGGGCCATCGCCAGTCGATGCGCGATCTGGGCATTCTCGCCAAGCGGCTAATCTCGGAGTTTCCCGAGTATTACCCGATCTTTGCCGAAACCGAATTCAACTATCTCGACCGCGCCCCCGCCAATGCCAACAACCGCAACCCGCTCCTGCGCATCGCGGCCTCTGACTGGCGCGCTGACGGGCTCAAGACCGGCCACACCTCCGAGGCGGGCTATGGCCTTGTCGGATCGGCCGTCATGGGCGACCGCCGGGTGATCTTCGTCATCACCGGGCTCGACTCCGACAAGGCCCGCGCCGAGGAATCCGAGGCGATCGTGAACTGGGCCTTCCGCCAATTCACCGAAAAGACCATCGTCAAGGCCGGCGCCCGCGTGACAGAGGCCCCGGTCTGGCTGGGTGCCGCCGACAGCGTGGGTCTGGTCCCCGCCGAAGATGTGCGCCTGCTCGTGCCCGCTCAGGTGCAAGACAGCGTCAGCGCCGAGGTGATCTATACCGGCCCCGTTCAGGCCCCGATCACCGCCGGGCAACAACTGGCTGAACTGATCGTCCATGTCCCCGACCTGCCCGATGCCCGCATCCCGCTGGTGGCCGAAACCGATGTCGCCGCAGGCGGCTTCACCAAGCGGCTCTCGACCGCGGCCCAGCGCCTGATGCAGCAATACCTGTCAGGTCAGGGCGCAGACGATGCCGCCCCCGCCTCCTGA
- a CDS encoding DUF3489 domain-containing protein, producing MTKTRNRKSANDSIPDATQQDSVTASTNTVVPRQTKAALLRALLEAPGGASLTHIMAETGWQAHTVRAALTGLRKKGLHIARRREGDDAIYAIDASGQGTPDISSQGDGV from the coding sequence ATGACAAAGACACGGAACCGGAAGTCGGCGAACGACAGCATTCCGGACGCCACACAGCAGGATAGCGTGACCGCATCAACCAATACCGTTGTGCCACGCCAGACAAAGGCGGCACTTTTGCGCGCTCTGTTGGAAGCGCCGGGCGGTGCAAGCCTCACCCACATCATGGCGGAGACTGGCTGGCAGGCCCACACCGTCCGCGCCGCGCTCACAGGCTTGCGCAAGAAGGGACTGCACATCGCCAGACGCCGCGAGGGAGACGACGCCATCTACGCGATTGATGCCTCTGGGCAGGGCACACCGGACATTTCCAGCCAAGGTGATGGCGTATGA
- a CDS encoding helix-turn-helix transcriptional regulator encodes MSFGERLFDLRQNAKVSLQNVADAIGISKAHIWELEKGHSTNPSFELVQKLAKYFGVTPEVLIGEVEVPSPKLQKANRIHRDLKTLSERDLELIEGMVRTLQRQSGTASEEEPR; translated from the coding sequence ATGAGCTTTGGCGAACGCCTTTTTGATCTCAGACAGAATGCAAAGGTCTCGTTGCAGAACGTGGCCGATGCCATCGGCATATCGAAGGCGCATATCTGGGAGTTGGAGAAGGGTCACTCGACCAATCCCTCGTTTGAACTGGTCCAGAAGTTGGCCAAGTACTTCGGCGTGACGCCGGAGGTGTTGATCGGTGAGGTTGAGGTCCCGTCACCGAAGCTGCAGAAGGCCAATCGCATCCACCGCGATCTTAAGACGCTGAGCGAGCGAGACCTTGAACTGATCGAAGGCATGGTGCGGACATTACAACGTCAATCCGGCACCGCGTCGGAGGAGGAGCCGCGCTGA
- a CDS encoding DNA methyltransferase — protein sequence MAQHIEQIPPTALRPWERNARTHSKKQLRQIAQSIETFGFTNPVLIDQANTILAGHGRVEAAKMLGMATVPCLRIEHMTQAEKRAYVIADNKLALNAGWDDGILAEELKGLLATEDLGFDIGVIGFEVAEIDSLIEGIAPEEAGDPEDDVVPDIAPRRVHPGDVWQLGPHRLVCGDALDAEVLALLMKGDVARMVFCDPPYNVKIDGHVGGSGRTKHREFAMASGEMTESEFTTFLTDAFRNLADHSMDGSIHFLCMDWRHMREVLAAGHAVYDELKNLIVWAKDNGGMGTFYRSRHELIFAFKKGTAPHVNSFELGQHGRYRTNVWNYRGVNTMRKGRMEELQLHPTVKPVQMIADAIKDVSARGEIVLDTFGGSGSTLIAAEKTGRKARLVELDPIYCDRILTRGEIVTKDDAEQIVCGWPRAAEVATAAPAAAAE from the coding sequence ATGGCCCAGCATATCGAACAGATCCCGCCGACTGCGCTGCGGCCCTGGGAGCGCAATGCGCGAACCCATTCGAAAAAGCAGCTGCGCCAGATCGCGCAGTCGATCGAGACCTTCGGCTTCACGAACCCCGTCCTGATAGATCAGGCGAACACGATCCTCGCCGGTCATGGCCGGGTGGAGGCGGCGAAGATGTTGGGAATGGCCACGGTGCCTTGTCTGCGCATCGAGCACATGACCCAGGCCGAGAAGCGGGCCTATGTGATTGCCGACAACAAGCTGGCACTGAACGCGGGCTGGGATGATGGGATATTAGCGGAAGAGTTGAAGGGCCTTCTGGCGACCGAGGATCTGGGCTTCGATATCGGCGTCATCGGCTTTGAGGTGGCAGAGATCGACAGCCTGATCGAGGGAATTGCGCCGGAGGAAGCGGGTGACCCGGAGGATGACGTCGTGCCGGACATCGCGCCGCGTCGGGTGCATCCGGGCGATGTCTGGCAGCTTGGTCCGCATCGGCTTGTTTGCGGCGATGCGCTGGACGCGGAGGTCCTTGCCCTTCTGATGAAGGGGGATGTGGCCCGGATGGTGTTTTGTGATCCGCCCTACAATGTGAAGATCGACGGTCATGTCGGCGGGTCAGGCCGGACCAAGCACCGCGAGTTTGCCATGGCCTCGGGCGAGATGACGGAGAGTGAGTTCACCACCTTCCTGACTGACGCCTTCCGGAACCTGGCGGATCACAGCATGGACGGCTCGATCCACTTCCTCTGCATGGACTGGCGCCACATGCGCGAGGTGCTGGCGGCAGGACATGCGGTCTATGACGAGCTGAAGAACCTGATCGTCTGGGCCAAGGACAATGGTGGGATGGGCACTTTCTACCGCTCCCGTCATGAGTTGATCTTCGCCTTCAAGAAGGGCACCGCCCCGCATGTGAACAGCTTTGAGCTGGGCCAGCATGGGCGCTACCGCACCAATGTCTGGAACTACCGGGGTGTGAACACCATGCGGAAGGGCCGCATGGAAGAGTTGCAGCTGCATCCCACCGTGAAGCCGGTGCAGATGATTGCGGACGCCATCAAGGATGTCTCTGCGCGCGGCGAGATTGTGCTCGACACATTCGGCGGATCAGGGTCCACGCTCATTGCGGCCGAGAAGACGGGCCGCAAGGCACGCTTGGTGGAACTGGACCCGATCTACTGTGATCGCATTCTGACCCGCGGGGAAATCGTCACCAAGGATGATGCCGAGCAGATCGTCTGTGGTTGGCCGCGGGCGGCAGAAGTGGCGACAGCGGCGCCGGCGGCGGCGGCGGAATGA
- the tmk gene encoding dTMP kinase, which produces MAGRFLSFEGIDGSGKSTQARLLADALRAQGHTVTLTREPGGSPGAEEIRRLVLEGDPDRWSPETEILLFTAARRDHLERTIRPALERGEIVITDRFADSTRIYQGITRGDLVATVDRLHDLMIATEPDLTILVDIDPALGLSRARARAGTELRFEDMGLQTQIQMRAGFLALAAQHPRFRIIDGARTPTAVAADILRSVQAVLG; this is translated from the coding sequence ATGGCGGGCCGCTTCCTCAGCTTTGAAGGCATCGACGGTTCCGGCAAATCCACGCAGGCCCGGCTGTTGGCCGATGCCCTGCGCGCTCAGGGCCATACGGTCACCCTTACCCGCGAACCCGGCGGCTCGCCGGGGGCCGAGGAAATCCGCCGCCTCGTGCTGGAAGGCGACCCCGACCGCTGGTCCCCGGAAACCGAAATTCTCCTCTTCACCGCCGCCCGCCGTGACCATCTGGAACGCACGATCCGCCCGGCCCTTGAACGGGGCGAAATCGTCATAACCGACCGTTTCGCTGACAGCACCCGCATCTATCAGGGCATAACGCGCGGCGATCTGGTCGCAACCGTGGACCGCCTGCACGATCTGATGATCGCCACCGAACCCGATCTGACAATCCTCGTCGACATCGACCCCGCGCTTGGCCTGTCCCGCGCCCGCGCCCGCGCAGGCACCGAATTGCGGTTCGAGGATATGGGTCTGCAAACCCAGATCCAGATGCGCGCGGGCTTCCTCGCGCTCGCCGCGCAACACCCGCGCTTCCGCATCATCGACGGGGCGCGCACGCCCACTGCCGTGGCCGCCGATATCCTGCGCAGCGTTCAGGCAGTCTTGGGCTGA
- the betI gene encoding transcriptional regulator BetI yields MALRSISDIRRQELRAAAFRVLQREGVQGTTLEKVAEEAGASKGIVLHYFGSKAELFEHVMREANLVLRDRVNARLARATTPQERLVAIIEGNFEPDIFTPAICYAWLSLCAQVPRDPALARIQRVIHARMHSNLMSGLRPLMPVVEAQQSALRISALIDGLWLRSGLDPLSLTPVQAIRLVCDALPA; encoded by the coding sequence TTGGCCCTGAGATCGATCAGCGACATCCGGCGACAGGAATTGCGTGCGGCGGCGTTTCGCGTGCTCCAACGCGAGGGCGTGCAGGGCACCACCCTGGAGAAAGTGGCCGAGGAAGCCGGTGCATCGAAGGGGATCGTGCTGCATTACTTCGGCTCCAAGGCCGAGTTGTTCGAGCATGTGATGCGCGAGGCCAATCTGGTGCTGCGGGACCGAGTGAATGCTCGTTTGGCCCGTGCGACTACACCGCAGGAGAGGTTGGTCGCAATTATCGAGGGGAATTTTGAGCCGGACATCTTCACGCCCGCGATTTGCTACGCTTGGCTCTCGCTTTGCGCGCAGGTGCCGCGCGACCCAGCGCTGGCGCGCATCCAGCGCGTGATCCACGCGCGCATGCATTCCAACTTGATGTCCGGCCTGCGCCCTCTGATGCCCGTGGTCGAAGCTCAGCAATCAGCGCTTCGTATCAGCGCGCTGATTGACGGACTGTGGCTTAGGTCAGGACTGGATCCGTTGTCTCTCACGCCGGTTCAGGCGATCCGACTTGTCTGCGATGCGCTGCCTGCGTGA
- a CDS encoding DUF2924 domain-containing protein, whose translation MTTLADLDAMDRAALAQLWSELIGGEVPACMSQPMQRRFLAFELQAKSEGGLPAVLRARLDRIAAGEERKASPTLQSGARLLREWNGTTHVVDVLPEGFLWNGSQHRSLSAIARAITGARWSGPRFFGLVGGAEGDDRKPAKGKVNTTKVRGIEGQRRARAA comes from the coding sequence ATGACCACGCTCGCAGATCTTGACGCGATGGACCGGGCCGCACTTGCCCAGCTTTGGTCAGAGCTGATCGGCGGCGAGGTCCCGGCCTGCATGAGCCAGCCCATGCAGCGCCGCTTCCTCGCGTTTGAGCTGCAAGCCAAGTCGGAGGGTGGTTTGCCCGCCGTTCTCCGCGCACGGCTTGACCGCATCGCCGCAGGCGAAGAACGCAAAGCCTCACCCACACTGCAGTCGGGTGCCCGGCTGCTGCGTGAGTGGAACGGCACGACCCATGTCGTCGATGTCCTGCCTGAGGGGTTTCTTTGGAACGGCAGCCAGCATCGCTCGCTCTCTGCCATTGCCCGCGCCATCACCGGTGCCCGCTGGTCGGGACCGAGGTTCTTTGGCCTCGTCGGTGGGGCAGAGGGGGATGATCGCAAGCCAGCGAAGGGCAAGGTGAACACGACGAAGGTGCGGGGGATCGAGGGCCAGCGCAGGGCGCGTGCGGCATGA
- a CDS encoding recombinase family protein gives MTHKPIIRCAIYTRKSSDEGLDQSFNSLDAQHEACAAYIASQRHEGWKLVPDRFDDGGLSGGTLERPALQRLLAEIDAGRIGMVVVYKIDRLTRSLADFGRLVERLDTKGCSFVSVTQAFNTATSMGRLTLNVLLSFAQFEREVTAERIRDKIAASKKKGLWMGGTLPLGYDSHPDPQRRELVVNSIEAEAVLQLFTLYDTLGNLRLVELEAARRGLRSKALASPSSRRSGGFAFTRGQLHYLLTNPVYIGRIRHKDQSYPGLHPAIIDAGLWERVQAKLIAAAARPRGRSATAIEPRVLIGKLCDETGDHLTPTHTKRRGRRFAYYVSNRLITSGTDPAGWRLPAEALEACICQIITGHLRKAAASYALLTQPEASGAADLGRRATALADRVESDAVLLSSILSSGRLAPGKLELELAPGVMAAALSVPVAALSDRLLRFSCPFALRRRGVETRIITGEILPAPDEVLQRTLAEAHLWAGALRKGTSLTEIARETGHSEPYIRTRIPLAFLAPKVQAAILDGRQPADVSVAQLIRDGIPMDWNEQARLFAIA, from the coding sequence ATGACCCACAAGCCCATCATCCGCTGCGCGATCTACACCCGCAAATCCAGCGACGAGGGTTTGGATCAATCCTTCAATTCCCTCGATGCCCAGCATGAAGCCTGTGCTGCCTACATCGCCAGTCAACGCCATGAAGGCTGGAAGCTGGTCCCCGACCGCTTTGATGATGGCGGTCTGTCCGGGGGCACGCTGGAGCGGCCCGCCTTGCAACGCCTTCTGGCCGAGATCGACGCCGGGCGCATCGGAATGGTCGTGGTCTACAAGATCGACCGCCTGACCCGGTCGCTTGCCGACTTCGGGCGGCTGGTCGAGCGGCTGGACACCAAAGGCTGTTCTTTTGTCTCGGTCACCCAAGCTTTCAACACCGCGACCTCGATGGGTCGCCTGACCTTGAACGTGCTGTTGTCCTTCGCTCAGTTCGAACGCGAGGTTACCGCAGAGCGCATCCGCGACAAGATCGCCGCCTCCAAGAAGAAGGGTCTCTGGATGGGAGGCACTTTGCCGCTAGGATATGACAGCCACCCTGATCCACAGCGCCGGGAACTGGTTGTGAACTCTATCGAGGCCGAAGCGGTCCTCCAGCTGTTCACCCTTTACGACACGCTCGGCAATCTGCGGCTGGTCGAACTTGAGGCCGCGCGCCGCGGTCTGCGGTCGAAGGCGCTGGCATCTCCATCAAGTCGCCGCAGTGGTGGGTTTGCCTTCACCCGCGGACAGTTACACTACTTGCTCACCAACCCCGTCTATATCGGACGCATCCGGCACAAGGATCAGAGCTACCCCGGCCTGCATCCGGCGATCATCGACGCGGGTCTCTGGGAGCGGGTGCAGGCCAAGCTAATCGCTGCCGCGGCGCGGCCGCGGGGACGCAGCGCCACGGCAATCGAACCCAGGGTCCTGATTGGCAAGCTATGCGACGAGACCGGCGATCATCTGACGCCAACACACACCAAGCGTCGTGGACGGCGCTTTGCCTATTATGTCTCCAACCGGCTGATCACGAGCGGCACAGATCCCGCGGGTTGGCGTCTGCCTGCAGAGGCGCTGGAGGCCTGCATCTGCCAGATCATCACTGGGCATCTGCGCAAGGCCGCTGCTAGCTATGCCCTTCTGACCCAACCCGAGGCAAGCGGTGCAGCTGACCTCGGTCGTCGCGCAACGGCGCTGGCGGATCGCGTGGAAAGTGATGCGGTACTCCTCAGCAGCATCCTCTCATCTGGAAGACTGGCACCGGGTAAGCTGGAGCTTGAACTCGCGCCTGGCGTGATGGCTGCGGCGCTTTCGGTGCCGGTCGCTGCGCTCTCAGACCGGCTTCTCCGGTTCAGCTGCCCCTTCGCCCTGCGGCGCCGGGGCGTGGAGACCCGTATCATCACGGGCGAGATCCTCCCCGCACCGGATGAGGTTTTGCAGCGCACTCTCGCGGAGGCCCATCTCTGGGCGGGCGCCTTGCGCAAAGGAACGTCCCTCACCGAGATCGCGCGCGAGACCGGGCATTCTGAGCCCTATATCCGTACCCGCATTCCGCTGGCCTTCTTGGCGCCGAAGGTTCAGGCCGCCATCCTCGACGGGCGTCAGCCTGCCGATGTTTCCGTCGCACAGCTCATTCGGGACGGCATCCCGATGGACTGGAACGAGCAAGCCCGGCTCTTCGCCATCGCCTGA
- a CDS encoding ImmA/IrrE family metallo-endopeptidase: protein MIGQIDGPVPVAEVARALDIVDVRECPLDGCEGVLLTDRRRKTGSILVNNRRGAQAARFSIAHELGHFLLERHVLGIEDRMVCSVSDLRESRTMRLHNKQEVEANEFAIGLLVPSYAAAPTLNADPEIEAAIQMQKRFHISLEAATRCLVERHAEPVAAIWAKDGVIRYVVRGSRFPWITWKAGQRLPALSRTPRFLAAGRLGITAMGEVAPAAWTHDNIPELFEQVRIGKEGHSLTFLWATLSDAEGEEE from the coding sequence TTGATCGGCCAGATCGATGGACCCGTACCGGTCGCAGAGGTGGCGCGGGCCCTCGATATTGTAGACGTCCGCGAATGCCCGCTGGATGGCTGCGAGGGCGTGCTGTTGACCGATCGCCGAAGGAAGACTGGCAGCATCTTGGTCAACAACCGGCGTGGCGCGCAGGCCGCGCGGTTCAGCATTGCCCATGAGTTGGGGCACTTCCTGCTGGAGCGCCATGTGCTGGGCATCGAGGACAGGATGGTCTGCAGCGTCAGCGATCTGCGGGAGAGCCGGACGATGCGGCTGCACAACAAGCAGGAGGTCGAGGCAAACGAGTTTGCCATTGGTCTTCTGGTCCCAAGCTATGCAGCAGCCCCGACGCTCAACGCCGATCCTGAGATCGAAGCTGCCATTCAGATGCAAAAGCGGTTCCACATCAGCCTGGAGGCGGCCACGCGCTGCCTCGTGGAGCGGCACGCTGAACCCGTTGCGGCGATCTGGGCCAAGGATGGAGTCATCCGCTACGTCGTGCGGGGGTCGCGGTTTCCATGGATCACCTGGAAGGCGGGGCAGCGCCTGCCAGCCCTGAGCCGAACGCCGCGATTTCTGGCGGCCGGGCGCTTGGGGATCACTGCGATGGGTGAAGTGGCCCCCGCGGCTTGGACGCATGATAACATTCCGGAACTCTTCGAACAGGTGCGCATCGGCAAGGAAGGGCACAGCCTGACCTTCTTGTGGGCGACGCTGTCCGATGCAGAGGGTGAGGAAGAATGA